One genomic region from Streptomyces sp. Li-HN-5-11 encodes:
- the cobI gene encoding precorrin-2 C(20)-methyltransferase, with translation MSSRLIGVGVGPGDPELVTVKGVNALRAAEAVVVPVMDGGEPGRAEATVLHYVPEEKVVRVVFALNERSDRARREAAWDAAGERVAGLLRAHGCVAFATIGDPNVYSTFTYLAQTIAALVPGTAVETVPGITAMQDLAARSGAVLTEGTEPLTLVPVTAGTAVLKEALNGPGTVVAYKFGRQAREVAEALRESGRLDDAVWGSALGLPEESIRPAADLDGAALPYLSTLIAPARRGGGRGGKL, from the coding sequence ATGAGCAGCAGGCTGATCGGGGTCGGGGTCGGCCCCGGGGATCCGGAGCTGGTGACCGTCAAGGGCGTGAACGCCCTGCGCGCGGCCGAGGCCGTCGTCGTACCGGTGATGGACGGCGGCGAGCCCGGGCGCGCCGAGGCGACCGTGCTGCACTACGTGCCGGAGGAGAAGGTCGTACGCGTGGTGTTCGCGCTGAACGAGCGCAGCGACCGGGCACGGCGCGAGGCCGCCTGGGACGCCGCCGGTGAGCGGGTCGCGGGCCTGCTCAGGGCCCACGGGTGCGTCGCCTTCGCCACCATCGGCGACCCCAACGTCTATTCGACGTTCACGTATCTCGCCCAGACGATCGCCGCTCTGGTGCCGGGGACGGCCGTGGAGACCGTGCCGGGCATCACCGCGATGCAGGACCTGGCGGCGCGCTCGGGGGCCGTCCTCACCGAGGGCACCGAGCCGCTCACCCTGGTGCCGGTCACGGCCGGGACCGCGGTGCTCAAGGAGGCCCTGAACGGTCCGGGCACGGTCGTGGCGTACAAGTTCGGGCGGCAGGCGCGGGAGGTCGCCGAGGCGCTGCGCGAGAGCGGGCGGCTCGACGACGCCGTGTGGGGGTCGGCGCTGGGACTGCCGGAGGAGTCGATCCGGCCGGCCGCCGACCTCGACGGCGCCGCGTTGCCCTACCTGTCGACGCTCATCGCGCCCGCGCGGCGCGGCGGCGGGCGGGGCGGCAAGCTGTGA
- a CDS encoding ZIP family metal transporter, which produces MAVFVALGAFLMTLAGGWTAQRVTDRRHLVLGLAGGLMLGVVGLDLLPESLHAAGREVFGVPAALLLFVAGFLLAHLVERLLAARQAAHGGGEHDHHRAPEVGLTAAAAMVGHSAMDGVAIGAAFQVGGGMGAAVALAVIAHDFADGFNTFTITSLYGNARRKAVAMLVADALAPVAGAASTAFVSIPEWFLGGYLGLFGGVLLYLAAAEILPEAHHEHPAHSTLLCTVAGVAFIWVVVGLAA; this is translated from the coding sequence ATGGCTGTCTTCGTCGCGCTCGGCGCGTTCCTGATGACGCTGGCCGGCGGCTGGACGGCACAGCGTGTGACCGACCGCCGCCACCTGGTCCTGGGACTGGCCGGCGGTCTGATGCTCGGCGTGGTCGGCCTCGACCTGCTTCCGGAGTCGCTGCACGCGGCGGGCCGGGAGGTGTTCGGCGTTCCGGCGGCCCTGCTGCTGTTCGTGGCCGGCTTCCTGCTGGCCCACCTGGTGGAGCGCCTGCTGGCCGCCCGGCAGGCCGCGCACGGCGGCGGGGAGCACGACCACCACAGGGCGCCCGAGGTGGGTCTCACGGCCGCGGCCGCGATGGTCGGTCACAGCGCCATGGACGGCGTGGCGATAGGCGCGGCCTTCCAGGTGGGCGGCGGCATGGGCGCGGCGGTGGCGCTCGCCGTGATCGCCCACGACTTCGCGGACGGCTTCAACACGTTCACCATCACCAGCCTGTACGGCAACGCGCGCCGCAAGGCGGTCGCGATGCTCGTCGCGGACGCGCTGGCACCGGTGGCGGGTGCGGCCTCGACCGCGTTCGTCAGCATCCCGGAGTGGTTCCTCGGCGGCTATCTCGGCCTCTTCGGCGGGGTGCTGCTCTACCTCGCCGCGGCCGAGATCCTGCCCGAGGCCCACCACGAGCATCCCGCCCACTCGACCCTGCTGTGCACGGTCGCGGGTGTCGCCTTCATCTGGGTGGTGGTGGGCCTCGCGGCCTGA
- the cobM gene encoding precorrin-4 C(11)-methyltransferase: MADAPTGKVTFVGAGPGAADLLTFRAARAIAEADVVIWAASLVQAEVLEHARAGAEILDSATMSLEDVVAVYERAHREGLKVARIHSGDPALWGGTQEQLDRCARIGIGTEVVPGVSSFSAVAALAQRELTIPEVAQSVVLTRLGGGKTPMPPGEEVREFARHGTTMAVFLSAARSGQLVRELLEGGYPTDTPVVVAYQATWPEELVVTCTIGTLEETVKEHKLWKHTLFLVGPALDAHGTRSHLYHPGHFHGYRKADPEARRALRARGAST; encoded by the coding sequence ATGGCCGATGCCCCCACCGGCAAGGTGACCTTCGTCGGTGCCGGCCCCGGCGCCGCCGACCTGCTGACGTTCCGCGCCGCGCGCGCGATCGCCGAGGCCGACGTCGTGATCTGGGCGGCCAGCCTGGTCCAGGCGGAGGTCCTCGAACACGCGCGCGCGGGCGCGGAGATCCTGGACTCGGCGACCATGTCCCTCGAGGACGTCGTCGCCGTGTACGAGCGGGCCCACCGGGAGGGTCTCAAGGTCGCCCGCATCCACTCCGGCGACCCCGCCCTGTGGGGCGGCACGCAGGAGCAGCTCGACCGGTGCGCCCGGATCGGGATCGGCACGGAGGTCGTGCCCGGCGTCTCCTCCTTCTCGGCCGTGGCCGCGCTCGCACAGCGCGAGCTGACCATCCCCGAGGTCGCGCAGTCAGTGGTCCTCACCCGGCTCGGCGGCGGCAAGACGCCGATGCCGCCCGGTGAGGAGGTGCGCGAGTTCGCCCGGCACGGCACGACCATGGCGGTCTTCCTGTCGGCGGCCCGCAGCGGCCAGCTGGTGCGGGAGCTGCTGGAGGGCGGCTACCCGACCGACACCCCGGTCGTCGTGGCGTACCAGGCGACCTGGCCGGAGGAACTGGTCGTCACGTGCACGATCGGCACGCTGGAGGAGACGGTCAAGGAGCACAAGCTCTGGAAGCACACCCTCTTCCTCGTCGGCCCGGCGCTCGACGCGCACGGCACCCGCTCGCACCTGTACCACCCCGGTCACTTCCACGGCTACCGCAAGGCCGACCCGGAGGCCCGCAGGGCCCTGCGCGCCCGAGGTGCGAGCACGTGA
- the cbiE gene encoding precorrin-6y C5,15-methyltransferase (decarboxylating) subunit CbiE: protein MITVVGTGTGAPPGAEVLAGADLVVGGRRHLEAVRLPVTAERVVLGPLAPALDVIERYAGEERRVVVLASGDPGFFGIVRALAERFGPDLLDVRPGVSSVAAAFARLGLPWDDAVVVSAHGRDLRAAVNACRARPKVAVLTGPGAGPAELGAALARTSGGDRALVVAVALGDPEHERVERVTPAEAAARDWGAAVSVVLCLDERRALGAVRTVAGPPEPPAGWALDEDAFAHRDSMITKFEVRALALARLGPRLGDLVWDVGAGSGSVAVECARLGAAVVAVEKTPDGAARIRANAEAHGVDVAVVHGTAPETLSGLDDPDAVFVGGGGRELAAVVAACARRARRTVVVALAALDRVPDARRALTAAGLSCDGVLLQSSRLAPLPGDVTRLAATNPVFLLWGVRPPASSEGVAQ from the coding sequence GTGATCACGGTCGTCGGTACGGGCACCGGCGCACCACCCGGGGCGGAGGTCCTGGCCGGGGCGGACCTCGTCGTCGGCGGCCGGCGGCACCTGGAGGCCGTACGGCTGCCGGTGACGGCCGAACGGGTGGTGCTGGGGCCGCTGGCGCCCGCACTCGACGTGATCGAGCGGTACGCCGGCGAGGAGCGGCGCGTGGTCGTCCTCGCCTCGGGAGACCCCGGCTTCTTCGGAATCGTGCGGGCGCTGGCCGAGCGGTTCGGGCCGGACCTGCTGGACGTCCGGCCGGGTGTGTCGTCCGTCGCCGCCGCCTTCGCGCGGCTCGGGCTGCCCTGGGACGACGCGGTGGTGGTGAGCGCGCACGGGCGGGACCTGCGTGCGGCCGTCAACGCGTGCCGGGCCCGCCCGAAGGTCGCCGTGCTGACCGGGCCGGGCGCGGGACCCGCCGAGCTGGGGGCCGCGCTGGCCCGCACCTCCGGCGGCGACCGGGCGCTGGTCGTGGCCGTGGCGCTCGGCGACCCCGAACACGAACGCGTCGAACGGGTCACGCCCGCCGAGGCCGCCGCCCGCGACTGGGGCGCGGCGGTGAGCGTGGTGCTCTGCCTGGACGAACGGCGGGCGCTGGGCGCCGTACGGACGGTCGCCGGGCCGCCGGAGCCGCCCGCGGGGTGGGCGCTGGACGAGGACGCCTTCGCGCACCGCGACTCGATGATCACCAAGTTCGAGGTGCGGGCGCTGGCCCTGGCCCGGCTCGGGCCCCGGCTGGGCGATCTGGTCTGGGACGTCGGCGCCGGGTCGGGGTCGGTGGCCGTGGAGTGCGCGCGGCTGGGCGCCGCCGTCGTCGCGGTCGAGAAGACGCCGGACGGGGCCGCGCGGATCCGCGCCAACGCCGAGGCTCACGGCGTCGACGTGGCGGTGGTGCACGGCACGGCGCCCGAGACGCTGTCCGGACTCGACGATCCCGACGCCGTGTTCGTCGGCGGCGGGGGGCGCGAGCTGGCCGCCGTCGTCGCCGCGTGCGCGCGGCGGGCCAGGCGGACCGTCGTGGTCGCCCTGGCCGCGCTCGACCGGGTGCCGGACGCGCGCCGGGCGCTCACGGCCGCCGGGTTGTCCTGCGACGGCGTGCTGCTGCAGTCCTCCCGGCTCGCGCCGCTGCCGGGTGACGTGACCCGGCTGGCGGCCACCAATCCCGTTTTCCTGCTGTGGGGCGTACGGCCCCCGGCGTCCAGCGAAGGAGTTGCTCAGTGA
- the cobJ gene encoding precorrin-3B C(17)-methyltransferase, producing MIGLISATAAGAAARDRLAAAWPDRTRVYDGPVGDAVRAAFAECEQLVCFLATGAVVRLVAPLLGPKASDPGVVCVDEGGRFAVSLLGGHAGGANELAREVGELLAAQPVVTTATDSVGLAGLDTLGLPVEGDVAAVSRALLDGEPVVLDAEVPWPLPPLPVAEQGVHVVRLTDRAVEPAAREVLLRPPSLVVGVGASKGAPAEEVLGLVEDALREAGLSARSVAEIATVEAKADEPGILRAAERLGVPVVTHPAEELARVEVPNPSHAPLDAVGTPSVAEAAALAGGGQLLVPKRKSARADGQPAMATCAVVRRPGRGRLAVVGLGPGARDLLTPRAKAELRRASVLVGLDQYVDQIRDLLRPGTRILQSGLGAEEERARTAVAEARRGHAVALIGSGDAGVYAMASPALAEASDDIDVVGVPGVTAALAAGAILGAPLGHDHVSISLSDLHTPWEVIERRVRAAAEADLVVTFYNPRSRGRDWQLPKALAILAGHREPATPVGVVRNASRPDESSRVTTLAELDPATVDMMTVVTVGNTATRRIAGRMVTPRGYRWQEEAQ from the coding sequence GTGATCGGCCTCATCTCCGCCACCGCGGCGGGCGCGGCTGCGCGGGACCGGCTGGCGGCCGCGTGGCCGGACCGGACGCGGGTGTACGACGGGCCCGTCGGGGACGCCGTACGGGCCGCCTTCGCGGAGTGCGAGCAGCTCGTGTGCTTCCTGGCCACGGGGGCCGTCGTCCGGCTGGTCGCGCCGCTGCTCGGCCCGAAGGCGTCCGACCCGGGTGTGGTCTGCGTGGACGAGGGCGGGCGGTTCGCCGTGTCGCTGCTCGGCGGGCACGCGGGCGGTGCGAACGAACTCGCCCGCGAGGTCGGTGAGTTGCTGGCGGCGCAGCCGGTGGTGACGACGGCGACGGACTCCGTCGGGCTGGCCGGGCTCGACACGCTGGGGCTGCCGGTGGAGGGGGACGTCGCCGCGGTGTCGCGGGCGCTGCTGGACGGCGAGCCCGTCGTCCTCGACGCCGAGGTGCCGTGGCCCCTGCCTCCGCTTCCGGTGGCGGAACAGGGCGTTCACGTCGTCCGCCTCACCGACCGGGCGGTCGAACCCGCCGCGCGCGAGGTGCTGTTGCGTCCGCCGTCCCTCGTCGTCGGGGTCGGCGCCTCCAAGGGCGCGCCGGCGGAGGAGGTGCTGGGGCTGGTCGAGGACGCGCTGCGGGAGGCGGGGCTGTCCGCGCGCAGCGTCGCCGAAATCGCCACCGTGGAGGCCAAGGCGGACGAACCCGGCATCCTGCGGGCCGCCGAACGGCTGGGCGTGCCCGTGGTGACCCACCCCGCAGAGGAGCTGGCCCGCGTCGAGGTGCCCAACCCGTCCCACGCCCCGCTCGACGCCGTCGGCACCCCGTCCGTCGCGGAGGCCGCCGCGCTCGCGGGCGGGGGTCAACTGCTCGTGCCCAAGCGGAAGTCGGCGCGCGCGGACGGACAGCCGGCGATGGCCACCTGCGCCGTCGTACGGCGGCCGGGGCGCGGGCGGCTCGCGGTCGTCGGGCTGGGGCCGGGCGCCCGGGACCTGCTGACGCCGCGTGCGAAGGCCGAACTGCGGCGCGCGTCCGTGCTCGTCGGACTCGACCAGTACGTCGACCAGATCCGCGACCTGCTCAGGCCCGGCACACGGATCCTCCAGTCGGGGCTCGGCGCGGAGGAGGAGCGGGCGCGCACGGCGGTCGCCGAGGCCCGGCGCGGGCATGCCGTCGCGCTGATCGGGAGCGGGGACGCGGGCGTGTACGCCATGGCCTCTCCCGCGCTCGCCGAGGCGTCCGACGACATCGACGTGGTCGGGGTGCCCGGGGTCACGGCGGCGCTCGCGGCCGGGGCGATCCTCGGCGCGCCGCTCGGCCACGACCACGTGTCGATCAGCCTCTCCGACCTGCACACGCCGTGGGAGGTCATCGAGCGGCGGGTGCGGGCGGCGGCCGAGGCGGACCTCGTGGTGACGTTCTACAACCCGCGCAGCCGTGGCCGTGACTGGCAGCTGCCGAAGGCCCTCGCGATCCTCGCCGGGCACCGGGAGCCGGCGACACCGGTCGGCGTCGTACGCAACGCGTCGCGGCCGGACGAGTCGAGCCGGGTCACGACACTGGCCGAACTGGACCCGGCGACGGTCGACATGATGACGGTCGTGACCGTGGGCAACACCGCGACCCGGCGGATCGCGGGCCGCATGGTCACCCCGCGCGGATACCGCTGGCAGGAGGAGGCGCAGTGA